From the genome of Rattus rattus isolate New Zealand chromosome 6, Rrattus_CSIRO_v1, whole genome shotgun sequence:
CTTTGCTGGCATCGCCGATCTCCGAAGGCCCCACCAAAATCTTAAAGGGGCTGTTGGTGACGTGCTTGCCACTCTTGCGTACGCTCACCACATGCTCACCGACCTCCTTGGGGGTAAAGGAGATCCCTGTGGAGAGGGGACAGTAAGCAGAACATCCCCGAGGCCTCCCTGACCCAGGTACACCCAGGAGTCACTGCGCTCACCAATGTGCCTGTTGGGCAAGCGCTTCAGCAGGCACGGCTCCTCATTGCCTGAAGGAGCACGGATACTGGCTGTCAGCTGGCTGAGGTCACCCTCTGTGATCTTCAGTGACACATCAGTGGAGGTGCCCACATTAAGCTGGGACGTTCTCATTGAGTCGTCACCTGGGAGACAGTTGGGACAGATCAGGATGTCGGCTCCAGACAGACTCTAGCATCCCCGGTCTGCATTCACCTTAACTACTAACAGCCTCAGAGGGACCCAGCATCCCTGTGCACTGTGCCTGTCTCAGTCCTGGGAAGGCTAAGTCTGTCCTTGAACCTTTATGTATTTAGTCCTGGGTCACATGGACCAGATGCTCTCTCTATGGCTCTGATCACAGTGCTAATTTGTCTCTGGGTTTTCTCAAAACAGTGTCAATATTTCAAGAGTAACttgaaaactgaaataataaaatattttttcttttttgtttgtttgttgtttttggtatTTGGAGACATGGTCTTTCTATGTAGGCTTGGCTGACCTAGAGCtctctgtgtagactaggctggccttgagctgacATAGATGATCACGTTTTTCAAAGCATGGACTGGTGGGATGTTCCTTGCCTGTTGTGGAGAACAGCATCCTTACATTTACTTCAGATGTTCTCCTCCCCTCAGCAGCCTCTGTCCAAATGTCCTGGGTGAGCTGACTtgagtgtgtgtggggcagggtgCCCGTGCCTGAATGTCCgtctcacctgtgatcttggCTGTGAAGGGGCTCCCTGGGATATGCTTGTCGTCAAAGCGCACAATGATGCTGTAGTCTCCAGGTGCTGTGGGTAGGTAGGACACGGTACAGGTGCCATCTTTGTTGTCCTTGCAGGTGATCTCCGCCTTGGATGGGCCCTCCACAGCCAGTGACAGCCCCCCTGTAAGCGAAAGTGGCTGAGGTCAGAGTCTATCCCTGTGCCTACAAACCTGGCAAGTCCCCTCACCTCTTTTGGCAGCTCTCCTCACCTTCCCCAGCGTCTTTGGTGACAATTGTGAAGGTGGCAGGCTTGTTGACCATGCCATGGCTCAGACCTGGCCCATAGGCACTGACGTGCCCGCTGTTGATGGCATCCACATAGAACTGCAGAGGGCTCCCTGGGTAGTGACAGGTGGAGCTGGATTAGCATAGGGACAGGGGCTTCCTGCAGCCATGTTGGCCCCCAGCATCTTCAACAGCTTTGGATTTTTGAGCCCCGTGTCTCTGCCACATGGACTTAGAAGCCCATTACCATCAAGAAACACATTTCCCAGAACCTTCTTTGGTGCCTGTACATGGCAGTGCTTACATATGTATTTAAAGGAGGCTGGCAGGACCAACATGGTGTCGGCTCCTCTTACCGTGGTCTCACCCTGCTCCCAACTCACCAGGGATATGGTTGCCATCGTACTTGATTCCCATCTGGTGCAGGCCTTTCTCTGTAGGTGCGTATCTCACTGTGATGGTACCGTCCTTGTTGTCAGTGATGTTGGGACGTGCTGTTTTACCAGAGGGCATCCGGACCTCCCCTGAAAGGCAGACATACTTACATGTAGGTAGGACACTAGTTTCTCCCAACACATGTCCCTGATGTCCCAGGGCCTGTTCTCAAGTGGCTCTGCTTTTCCCAGAGGCCAGACACTGGGAAGCAGCCCATTCAGGAATAGAAGGACTAGGAGACAGAAGGCTTGAACTTGAGTTCTCATTCTGCCCAACTTGTGAGATGCAACCTAATTTGTTTCCCCTCTCTGGGCCCTAGGTCTCATTCCTGCAATGATCTTAGCTGAAAGGCCAGGAAGCGTTCTCAGTTCTCAACAGAGTCTCACGTGTGGCTGCACCCATTACCTGTCAGCTCCCCTTTCTGCACAGTGAATGGGATGACCAAGTTGAAAGGCCTCAGCATGGACTCCAAAGGCTCCACAGGAACCACGGGCTCCTCTGTGGCCTGTAGCaggtgagaggaaagagaaggctgTAGTCGGTGGAGAAGGCCGGGGAGTGTGGCCTGCCTCATGACTGAAGTCAGAGAGAACGAAGAAAGAACAAGGTTAATAGTGAGACACCAGTGGCAGAAGAGATGCGTCAGCTGCAGGAGAAGGGGTGCCATATTCAGATTTGGGCTCCCTCTGCCCATCCTAATGCCTGCATTCCCCAAGAGACCCAACCATGGCCCAAGCCTGcagaacagaaggaagaatgaagaaagtaGGGAGAAGGATGACGAGGCCTGTCGTGGGAAGCTCTAGTACCCAGTGTGTGGGGCAGGTGCCAGGCCGAAGTGGGGCATATGGCTGGTGCAGCTGCAGCACTTCCGCAGGCTCCTCCACATGAGGCAGCGGGTCACATGCCTGGGGAGTAAGGCACAGGGCGTACAATGTGGGGGGACCTAGATCTCAGAACCAACTCTCAGAATGGCCTAGGACTCAAGTCCTGGGTGGGTATCTCAGGTGTTCTATCCTTGTCCTGCAGGGCCACCCCTGTAGAAACAAGAGCTAAGGACAGTGGCCCAaaggtcacaaaagaacacagtgAGCTCCTTCAGAGAGGGATGATACCTCTCCGGTCAAAGGCGGAGCTGCACCACCTCCCTGCACATTGGAAGGCTACAGGAAATACAAAGGCTCATTCTAGAGTACTCTGGCTCCAGGATCTGTTTATCAGACATGGGGACAAGTTCTCTGACTCCTTGAGGACAGCTCCTAGGATCCCTTGCAGCTACTGAGAGGCATATTTTGAGTCCTTGAGGACAGCTCCTAGGATCCCTTGCAGCTACTAAGAGGCatattctctgattccttgaggACAGCTCCTAGGATCCCTTGCAGCTACTAAGAGGTatattctctgattccttgaggACAGCTCCTAGGATCCCTTGCAGCTACTAAGAGATatattctctgattccttgaggACAGCTCCTAGGATCCCTTGCAGCTACTAAGAGGCATATTCTGCATAACATGCACTATGGCCATGAGCTTACCAGCACATGGAAGGGGCTGTTGGGAATGTGTTCACCCCCAAAGCGGATGGTGATGACATATTTGCCCGGCTCAGGTGCTGTATAGTAGATATCAAAGGTACCATCGTGGTTCTCAACTACATCCACATCGAGCTCTGCCCCGTCAGGTGTGGATACTGTGCAGGTCACCTTCCCCTTGCCTGCTGCCTTGGCATCCACTGTAATCACAGTCTCCTCTCCAATCTGGATTCTGGGACCCAGGCAGGCACCTACCACATGAAAAAGCCAGATCAGGGACTGTGGAGGCCATGTCCAGCTCCCCTTTTCCCAGCTGCTCCCACAGCCTCCAGCCCTtagtaaagagagaaaaaggttACTCACCCAGTCCATGGCCTCCAATGGATactggaaatagagaagaaagttAGGTCATTAAGGTTCAAGATGAGCTAGAGGTggtgggggctgggctgggcaaAGAGTATAGACTATTTGCCAACATGGCCCCAGGACTGGGCTGGGAGACTGAATGCACTCTAAGGGGCTGACGAGAAGGGACTCAGAGTTGGTACTCACCTGTAACAAGGCACTTGCTGGCATCCCCTGTAGGCAGGGCGTGGATACGGAAGGGTGAGTAAGGGATCTCATCGCCGCCATACTTGATGGTGATGGTGTACCGACCACTCATGTCTGGCAGGTAGGACACGGTGTATGTGCCATCCCCATTGTCTCGGATGTTGGCCTTCTTGGGTTTACCCTCGGGATcctagaggagaaggagaggtcAGGCCTACCTATGTCCACAGAGGACATATATGCTGGGCAGGGGACTGTGCCTAGACTCACCAGGATCTGGACTGTGAGAAGCCCCTCCCCAGCATCACGAGCATCAATGGTGAACTCCACGGGCAGACTGGCGGGGATGCCGGAGGCATTGAGGCCAGGGCCACTGGCCCGCACTTTGCTGGCATCGTGGGCCGGAAGCACTTTGatcttgaaagggcttgagaaacagaaggagcgGACAGTTGTCAGGGAGTTGGAGCTTGAGATATGTGAGCCTTCCCACATGGGCAGAAGGAGCGACTCTGCAGGGCAGCCCTGAAGGGCTGCTTCCCAGGACATCTTGAGTCTTGGAGAAGGATCACTGAAGGACCCATGGAACATAAATAGTGTTTTCTCCAAAGGAAGATGCTGTTAATTGTTTAAAGAGTCTACACACTTTCTGTGGCTCTTTTCTTTGATGCTTATCTGGTGCTGAAGCTAGTGGGGTGATATTACCTTCTGGGTAGGGAACCTTGGAGTGGGGTAGGATGGGATAGTCCCTGAAGGAGGTTTAAACAAATAAGGGGGGGGGGGCTCTGCCCAAGTCCTGGCCTTGAAGATTAGGCCCTAGGAGAAGCTCTAGCTCAGCATGGATTGCTCAAGGCTGGCCCTCACCTGCGTGGCACCTCCTGGTCAGCATACTTGACAGCTACTGTATAGGGTCCGTCAGTGGCAGGCGTGTAGTGGACAGTGTGGGTACCGTCACCATTGTCACGCACCTCCACAGGCTCAGCCACAcctgggcagaggcagaggagtgtCAACAGGGCCTCCTGGAAcctcacctccctcccctctttcacTCCAGACATTCCATACCTGTGGGTCCCAGCACTGCCACCTGTAGAGGGGCCCGGCCAGCTTGACTGCAGTCCACTGTGAAGGTCTGAGGTACCCGAGCCCTGACACCAGTCCCTAGCCCTGGTCCTGAACACTTCACCTTCCCAGGGTCCACAACATCCTTCACAGGAACTCGGAATGGGCTTCCTGGGAGAGTGAGAACAGAGATGGTGGAGGTCAGCCTCTCCCCACTCCTTGGCACAGTTTGTCTTCCCGCACTGAGGATCTGTGGAGCAGGCAACCTCCCTGCTGCTGAGAGGCCCACTGAGACAGAGCAACATGAGAAGCAGTTTGGAACTtgctgagaaataaaaaaagagagtaaGCGAATTTGACTGCAGAACGAGGCAGGGCAAACCTCACCTTCTTAGACTCAGCCTGGGAAGAAAGCCCtcctaaatctttaaaatgttaacaatggaatttaaaaaaaaaaaaccaaccacttATGTCTTTTGACATTGTAGCTGAAATATGAAGAGGACACAGAATTAAATAAGAGGAAGCAGTGTCTTGTTTTAGCAGACCTCTTCCTACAGTAACAGAAGACATGACATACCCTAGCAGTTGGGCTTTGGACAGCAAATCCTGCCAGTGGATCTGTATGAGCAAAGTCTGGTGCAAGGGCCTCTGAGAATGAACTGGAATGTTCTCACATCCACGGCacctcctgccctgcctcttaCCCCCTGCAAATCTCCACATCCCTTTCCTCATGACCTCAGCATCCCATCACCCTCTTCCCAGAGCCCATCCCCCACTTTTTGCCCACCTGGGATGGGTTGTCCCCCAAAGGTGATGTTGACATCATAGTCCCCTGGAGTGAAGGGGACGTACTCCACAGTGCAACTGCCATCTTTGTTGTCCTTGCAGGACATCTTAGCTTCTGAGGGGCCCTCGATGGCTAGGCCAAGGCCTCCTGTGCCAGCACCCCTATAAAAGAACACTTCTGTCAGCTGTTCCAGAGCCAATGAGAGGTATGGAAGGGAttgggggacagggaggagaaaagagggcaGGCTGAGTCAAGGTCAAAGCTAGGCAGAGAAAAGGATACCTAGTTTCCACAGTGAAGCGGTTGGACTTGTTGACCAAGCCACCCTCTAGGCCTGGTCCGAAGGCCCGGACTCGGGTGGGGTCACAGCCCTCGGTCACACCCACTCGGAAGGGGCTCTTGGGCACGGCTACTTCATCATACAGTACCTCCACCAAATGCACACCTGGAAACCAGTCACTGAGTCAGTCAAGGAGAGCAGAACCCCCATCCCTGCCCACCCGGGGAATTCTGTGAGCCATCCCCTCTCCCACGAATTCCCTACCCTCTTCGTAGGCCGTGTACTGCACCCGGTAGGTGCCATCCCCGTTGTCTGTCACATAGGTATCTGTCTTAGCACCGGAGGGGTTGAGCACACGAGCTGTCACGTGGTTGCCACCTGTCGCTGTCAGAGATCTTGCATCCACAGTAAATTCGGTGGTCACCTCCCGCAGGACACCTAGATCCAGAGGACCATGCTTGGTCTCCATGCAGCCCCCTCTTCATCCCTCACTCCACAGCTCTCCCTTCAAGCAGAGCCGAGCCACCTCTCTGCACCCTTGCGGGTCTCaggccttccctcctcctccgccCTCCTCACTATCTGGGGCCATCCGGAGCAGGACTGTGTCTTCCATGCCTCTGCCCAGCTTAGTCCTAGTTGAGTCCGGCTCTCTCGCGAGCAGCACATTCATGTAACTACCTCTGATCCCCGACAGCCCCTAAGACAGCTTAGCCACTGTTTCCCTTGTACACGGTCAGCTTTAGTAGGTCCGAGATGTCTTAAATTGACGAGTTCAAAGGTCTCCCCAGAAAAGTGCCCAGGGGCAGATGCTGTTCCTCACAAGAGCAGAGACTGACCTTCACGCCCCCTTTTGGACCCCCTCGGtccctttctggtgtgttgagCGCCTGAAACCTCCAGCTGCCCATCCCccagctctcctccctccttccaggcCTAGCCCCATTACTTGACACTGTGCTGCTCCTCTCTTACCATGTGGTTCCACACCAGGCCCAGAGACCTTGATGCCACTGGTATCAACTGCAGGCTGCACGTGGACACGGGTGGGGAACTTGGGTATGGGGTGGCCGCCATACTTGATGGTGATGGTGTAGGTGCCTGGGAAGGCAGGGCTGTAGGTGATGTGGTAGGTGCCATCCGCGTTGTTGTGGATCAGCACCTCCGCTTTGACACCAGCGTCTGACAGGATCTCGATGGTCAGCTCGGCCTCGCCCGCTTCCGAGCAGTCCACGGTGAAGGTGGCTGCCTCTCCGGCCTTGCCACGCTCCAGGCCCGGCCCACTGGCCCTCACCTTGCTTGGGTCGAACACAGGCTGGATGGTGGCCTTGAAGGgtgagccagggatgtgggcttcAGCGAACAGGATATTGATGGTGTACTCGCCTGGCTCTGTGGGCAGGTAGCTGACTGCACAAGATCCATCACCATTGTCTTGGCACTCGATCTTGGCTTCGCAGGGGCCCTCGACAGTCAGCCCCAGGCCTCCTGTGCCGGCCCCCTTGGTGTCAATGGAGAATGGTGCCGGGGTGCCCACCAGCCCACCCTTGAGACCAGGGCCATACGCGCAGACCTAGGAAGATGAACGAGTTTGTTAGTCCTCGCCTTGGTTTCTCATAAGCTCCCAGCCTTGGCTGCCACCAGCTAAGCACCTTGAGCTGTAGCAGCTACTGCATTGTCTTTACAGCTCCAGGAGAGGACACGGGGACAGAGACGAAGTAACTGAGATTCAAGCTCAGGTCAGATTACAAGGCCACTCTGAGCAACTAAGCTGTCTCTACGGCAGCCCTACAGAGAGGATGGTCCTGGTCCTGGATGTGCCTGCTCCAGGCACATGtgtccttctggcctctgactaGAATACATCCATCTTTTCTACTACCAGCCCCCAACTCCTGGATCCCACCGGCTTCCATATATTTACCTTGGAGGGGTCAGGGGGCAGGACGCCTTCCACAGCAAAGGGGCTGCCAGGCACTGGGTGACCATCATAGGTGATGTCCACCTTGTAAGGTCCTTCTTCAGGGGGCATGTAGCGGACAGCCTGGGCTTCTGCTCCACCCCCAGGTTCCAGCTTGCAGGGGATAGGCCGTCGAGAGGGTGAGGTCATCCGCACATCTAGTTGGCCCTGACCACCAGCCCCTCTGGTGTTCACCAAGAACGCCTGTTCCTCGCCCACGGCTACCTCTGAGTGGAGGGCAAGGGATATTGTGAGTAGATTCCAGCGGCTCGCCAAGCGCCCCCGAGCCCCAGAGTGGCTCTTCACTTACTGCTGTTCAGGCCTTGGACTTTGACTTTGCTGAGGTCCAGTGGGGGTGCCACATTCACCACGAAGGGacttttggggacagggtctccaCCGTAGGTCACCGTTACTGCCATGTTGCCCTATTGGGTAAAGGAGAAAGTCAGAATGGCTTACATAAAATCCAGGGACAACTCCTTAGACGCTGCCATTCATTGACCTAGAGCAAGAGTGGACAGGACATAGGAAGTGGCCAAGAGCCCAGATGGGTCTGATGAGGCCGAGGAGGTTACATTCAGGTGCCGTCGGCAGCAGAGggtaagggggaggggatgagacaTACCTGCTGGACAGCAGTGTACTTGACAGTATATGAATAGTCATGGTTGTCGATGATTTCAAAGTCTCGCACAGCCTCGCCCTTGGCTGCCCCAGCGAAGTGCACGTCCAGTTTGGCCTTGCCAGCTCCCTTGGTCAGCACAGTGAAGTGAGTTGGCTTTCCGACTTCCACACCTGGACGCCCCCAAGAGATGCCAGTGAGGGCCTGGGGACCAATCAGCCCCAACCCCAACTCATACCAGCTCCATCCTTGTCCAGACAGCTACCTGTGCGGCTCAGCCCAGGGCCCTCAGCCTTGACCTTGCTAGCATCGTGGGACGGATCCACCTTGATGTGGAAGGGACTGGCAGGGATCTCCTGGATGTGGAAAAGGCTTAGTCAGGTTTCTCAGGGGACATTGTTGAATTAGATGCTCGTCATGTCATCCACCCAGGTTCTCAGTGAGGGTAAAGCACCATTGTGTCGGCCGAGGCACCCACGAAGGACTCACTCCACAGCCTCTGTGTAATTGTGTTCTGCCCCAGAAGCAACTCATTTCCAACTGCCTTCCCAGGCCTTTAGCATGCAAGCCCACGGCTACCAACTATAGCGGAGGGCTACCGTACCTGGTTGGCAAACAGCACCATGATCGTGTAGTGGCCGGCCCCTGGGGGTGTGTACTTGACTGTGAAGGTGTCATTGTCATTCTTGATGATGTCAAAGTCGATGTCAGCTTCCGCGGGCCCCACCACGCCAGGGGCACATTTGATGCCAATGCTCACATCACCTGAGGGGGGGAAGGGCCCCGACTGTGCGTGAGGCCAAGAGCTTCTCCCCTTAGAGGCTCCTAGAACTGTGCCCAGGCAACTGGTCCCAGTGGACCAAGCCCTTCCCGCCCAGAACATGCTCCCGAGGGAGTGGCTCACCTTGCCCAGCTTCACTGCAGTCCACTGTGAAATAGGTGGGTCGTTGGCTTTCAGGCCTGTCTTCTCCACTCCAGGGCCATATACTTTTACCCGTTCAGGGTGGCTGCCTTCTCCTACATTCACCTGTGTGTGGGCAGGGGTTTTATGCTCAGGGAGTAGGCACTGCTCAAGGCTAACCCTTCCCAGCaactccccaccccagcctcagCTGGACCAGTCTTAGCCTCTTTGTGGGGGCCTTGAGGAAGGGAAATACACAGAgcatccaggacagccaaaaatCTGTTGCACAGGTAGGGCCCACATTCCTTGGGACTCCTGATAAGTCATTGGAAGACATACCCTGAAGGGGCTCTTGGGCACGTTGACACCTCCCCAAGAGATAATGATGGTATGCTTAATGGGCTTGGTAGGCACGTAGGAGCAGCGGAAGGTGCCATCACCATTGGGGATCACCTTGATGTCGATGGGGCAGCCATCTGCATCCTGTGGGAACCAGTCAAGCAAAGTTCACGGTCAATGTTCAGCAGAGAAGGTCACAGGTCTCTCAGTGCGCCCTCTGCTGGATCGGGCAGACCCTGCACTTCTGTATTCCCAACCAGTATCTACCCAGGCACTCAAGGTCCAGCCACTGATGTCAGACCATGAGCCTAGCGCCACGTGCTCTGGTGGCCAGTACCTGACTCCGGAGCCAAAAGACTTGGCGTGAAGTCACCTATGTGGCTTGCTTCCCAGATTATGTTTAGCTTATGTGTTAGTAGTCAGGGAGAGGCTAAGTCAATGTTCCTAAAATTGATTAACAAGCTTTTTAAAGAACAACTGTCTCCTTGGAGCTTCAAGACCTTAAGGGGTCAGCGGACACTAATTTGTTAAACTGACTCGAAGCCGATGTCATATATGGTGACATCATCTTTCAACTTCAAGTTATTGATTCAGaatgattttttgaaaatgcttttaagATTGTCATCTGTAAGAAAATATGGTTTGAATTTTCCACAGGACTATGACCACGTGAGACTCAATCCTGTCTTTCTGGAATACGACAACCTCCATTCTGGAGGACCCTCTGTGGGGTGGTGGGGCACAGTGGAGTCAGTGGTGTCCCACCTGGGCATAGAGCTTCAAATCTCCCTTGCCAGCAGCACGGGCATCAATGGTGAACTCGGCAGGCCTGTCTACGATGCAGCCAGTGGGCTCCAGACCAGGTCCGAAGGCTTTCACCTATGTTCAGGACAAGAGACGGGGCTGGgttggggacaggaggaggaacagagcCCCCGAGACCAGTCCAGCTAGAGTGCGGGAGCTGGGACCCCACCTTGTCTGGGAAGCAGTCTGGTGGGGCTGGCTGAATGTGGGCGATGAAAGGTGAGTCCCGGATGTCTTCATCGTCACAGATGACGTGCACAGCATACTCCCCGGGCTCCGTGGGCCAGTACCGCACGTCACAGGAACCATCACCCCTGTCATCACACTCGATCTTGGCTTGTGAGGGCCCCTCAATAGAGAAGcctggggagaggggggaagggtcGGAGAGCGTAAGGTAGAGCCAGGACTCTCAGGCAGGCCCTCCATGTTTCCCTCTGCTCCCAGCCCAGTTTCTCCTATGTCCCCACTCTGTGCTTATTCCGACAGCCTTCCTTCTGTGTCTCACTGtcttccccagctcctcctcagcATCAGTCCTTTGTCACATGCCTCATGTCACCCAGCCACTTACCCAGTGTCCCCACTTCTGTGCCAATGGCTTCCACCACGAAGTCAGCTGACTTGCCCACCTGGCCAGTCTCCAAACCAGGACCCCATGCCCGTACTTTCTGGGCTCCGGCCTCTGGGCTCACCTGGACCTCAAAAGGACTAGgaataaaggaaagaggaggcaTCCATGTCAGGAAGCAACCCAGCCAGAGGCaagcctcttct
Proteins encoded in this window:
- the Flnc gene encoding LOW QUALITY PROTEIN: filamin-C (The sequence of the model RefSeq protein was modified relative to this genomic sequence to represent the inferred CDS: inserted 1 base in 1 codon); this encodes MMNNSNYSDASGLGLLDEADEMPSTEKDLAEDAPWKKIQQNTFTRWCNEHLKCVGKRLTDLQRDLSDGLRLIALLEVLSQKRMYRKFHPRPNFRQMKLENVSVALEFLEREHIKLVSIDSKAIVDGNLKLILGLIWTLILHYSISMPMWEDEDDEDARKQTPKQRLLGWIQNKVPQLPITNFNRDWQDGKALGALVDNCAPGLCPDWEAWDPNQPVQNAREAMQQADDWLGVPQVIAPEEIVDPNVDEHSVMTYLSQFPKAKLKPGAPVRSKQLNPKKAIAYGPGIEPQGNTVLQPAHFTVQTVDAGVGEVLVYIEDPEGHTEEAKVVPNNDKDRTYAVSYVPKVAGLHKVTVLFAGQNIERSPFEVNVGMALGDANKVSARGPGLEPVGNVANKPTYFDIYTAGAGTGDVAVVIVDPQGRRDTVEVALEDKGDNTFRCTYRPVMEGPHTVHVAFAGAPITRSPFPVHVAEACNPNACRASGRGLQPKGVRVKEVADFKVFTKGAGSGELKVTVKGPKGTEEPVKVREAGDGVFECEYYPVIPGKYVVTITWGGYAIPRSPFEVQVSPEAGAQKVRAWGPGLETGQVGKSADFVVEAIGTEVGTLGFSIEGPSQAKIECDDRGDGSCDVRYWPTEPGEYAVHVICDDEDIRDSPFIAHIQPAPPDCFPDKVKAFGPGLEPTGCIVDRPAEFTIDARAAGKGDLKLYAQDADGCPIDIKVIPNGDGTFRCSYVPTKPIKHTIIISWGGVNVPKSPFRVNVGEGSHPERVKVYGPGVEKTGLKANXPTYFTVDCSEAGQGDVSIGIKCAPGVVGPAEADIDFDIIKNDNDTFTVKYTPPGAGHYTIMVLFANQEIPASPFHIKVDPSHDASKVKAEGPGLSRTGVEVGKPTHFTVLTKGAGKAKLDVHFAGAAKGEAVRDFEIIDNHDYSYTVKYTAVQQGNMAVTVTYGGDPVPKSPFVVNVAPPLDLSKVKVQGLNSKVAVGEEQAFLVNTRGAGGQGQLDVRMTSPSRRPIPCKLEPGGGAEAQAVRYMPPEEGPYKVDITYDGHPVPGSPFAVEGVLPPDPSKVCAYGPGLKGGLVGTPAPFSIDTKGAGTGGLGLTVEGPCEAKIECQDNGDGSCAVSYLPTEPGEYTINILFAEAHIPGSPFKATIQPVFDPSKVRASGPGLERGKAGEAATFTVDCSEAGEAELTIEILSDAGVKAEVLIHNNADGTYHITYSPAFPGTYTITIKYGGHPIPKFPTRVHVQPAVDTSGIKVSGPGVEPHGVLREVTTEFTVDARSLTATGGNHVTARVLNPSGAKTDTYVTDNGDGTYRVQYTAYEEGVHLVEVLYDEVAVPKSPFRVGVTEGCDPTRVRAFGPGLEGGLVNKSNRFTVETRGAGTGGLGLAIEGPSEAKMSCKDNKDGSCTVEYVPFTPGDYDVNITFGGQPIPGSPFRVPVKDVVDPGKVKCSGPGLGTGVRARVPQTFTVDCSQAGRAPLQVAVLGPTGVAEPVEVRDNGDGTHTVHYTPATDGPYTVAVKYADQEVPRSPFKIKVLPAHDASKVRASGPGLNASGIPASLPVEFTIDARDAGEGLLTVQILDPEGKPKKANIRDNGDGTYTVSYLPDMSGRYTITIKYGGDEIPYSPFRIHALPTGDASKCLVTVSIGGHGLGACLGPRIQIGEETVITVDAKAAGKGKVTCTVSTPDGAELDVDVVENHDGTFDIYYTAPEPGKYVITIRFGGEHIPNSPFHVLACDPLPHVEEPAEVLQLHQPYAPLRPGTCPTHWATEEPVVPVEPLESMLRPFNLVIPFTVQKGELTGEVRMPSGKTARPNITDNKDGTITVRYAPTEKGLHQMGIKYDGNHIPGSPLQFYVDAINSGHVSAYGPGLSHGMVNKPATFTIVTKDAGEGGLSLAVEGPSKAEITCKDNKDGTCTVSYLPTAPGDYSIIVRFDDKHIPGSPFTAKITGDDSMRTSQLNVGTSTDVSLKITEGDLSQLTASIRAPSGNEEPCLLKRLPNRHIGISFTPKEVGEHVVSVRKSGKHVTNSPFKILVGPSEIGDASKVRVWGKGLSEGQTFQVAEFIVDTRNAGYGGLGLSIEGPSKVDINCEDMEDGTCKVTYCPTEPGTYIINIKFADKHVPGSPFTVKVTGEGRMKESITRRRQAPSIATIGSTCDLNLKIPGNWFQMVSAQERLTRTFTRSSHTYTRTERTEISKTRGGETKREVRVEESTQVGGDPFPAVFGDFLGRERLGSFGSITRQQEGEASSQDMTAQVTSPSGKTEAAEIVEGEDSAYSVRFVPQEMGPHTVAVKYRGQHVPGSPFQFTVGPLGEGGAHKVRAGGTGLERGVAGVPAEFSIWTREAGAGGLSIAVEGPSKAEIAFEDRKDGSCGVSYVVQEPGDYEVSIKFNDEHIPDSPFVVPVASLSDDARRLTVTSLQETGLKVNQPASFAVQLNGARGVIDARVHTPSGAVEECYVSELDSDKHTIRFIPHENGVHSIDVKFNGAHIPGSPFKIRVGEQSQAGDPGLVSAYGPGLEGGTTGVSSEFIVNTQNAGSGALSVTIDGPSKVQLDCRECPEGHVVTYTPMAPGNYLIAIKYGGPQHIVGSPFKAKVTGPRLSGGHSLHETSTVLVETVTKSSSSRGASYSSIPKFSSDASKVVTRGPGLSQAFVGQKNSFTVDCSKAGTNMMMVGVHGPKTPCEEVYVKHMGNRVYNVTYTVKEKGDYILIVKWGDESVPGSPFKVNVP